TAGTTAGTAAATACTTCTTCGTGTTTTTATTCTTTTGACAATTtatatagtattatttatatCGCAATTTCATAATTTCTTTCGAACAAATTACAGTTTATaggtaataatttaatttttatcattaaGATTCAATAATATATGAGGAATTATTAGACTCAAGCTAATATTGTtgagataaataatttttcaaagattatagtaatttatatctacacaattttaaaattagtataaaatttaaatagtgaTCTAATGAAGGGATATTACCGTAAATTGCTTTGAGGGAAAAAAAGAGCAGTATATAAAACCCCTAATTACCCGCAAATAACAATTTTAGGGTTTCGTTGCTGTAGCCGCCGCACATCGGAGCACCGCCGTCAGCCACCATGGGTCGTATGCACAGTCGAGGGTCCGTTCAATCTTTCTTCTCCCTTATTGTATTCAATTTGTTTCATTATTTCACTTCACATTATACTGACTGATTTTGTATGTTAATTTCTCTGTGTGGTTCACAGTAAGGGTATTTCAGCTTCAGCACTTCCGTATAAGAGGACTCCACCGAGTTGGTTGAAAACATCTGCTCCCGATGTAAGCAATTGCTAGCTTCTGAAATCCTTGATTGAATCtgttttaaacttattttgCTCAATTGTGTTTTCTGGGATGAAATGGGAAATATACTGTCGAGGTTTATAAATCCTTATTATGCTTGTTTAATTCTATAGATAAGTAGTATTTGTGAAATGTGCATTTTTTGTTAGTGGTGAACATGGTTCATGTCTCAGCACTTCACGTTTGATCCTCTTTGTTTTCAGTATAAAAAATCTTCTCTTTGTTTtaacttttctcattttttatcGTTCCTCGTTAGTTTCAGAAATACACCAGCTTAATTTTCTACTATGTCTGAGTCAAGTGTCTTGTCTACActgtttttctttcattctgTAAGTATTGTGAAATAGTATGTATATATTACTAAGTGGTTGCAATAGAATATGTGTACTGTTTCATGTCCAGTTCTTAAGGTTTCGACTTTTTTTAAGGACCTAGAAATCAGTCTGCAGCCTTGGAAAATTTCCATTTGAAGTGCCGCAGCTAATTCCAGTTATCTGACTTTATTGAGTAGCTGAAAGCTTGGTATCAAAGATCTACCTTGAGGGTGTTCACCGCCATTTATCTATATACTTACCCATTTCAACTTTGATTACCTTTCTTCTCGTTTACTGCCCACTACTAGAAAACTCCACCTGCTAGCTTATCCAAtcactaaattaaatattttaatatcaaGGGAAATGAAGGTATAAGAGGTTTCTTGCAAATTGTGTATATTCTGTAGCATGAGTGACTAACCATGCAAAAGCAAGTTCGGTTTTTTCCCTTTGCCTCTTTGAGCTATATTCCCGACAAATAATGGATGTATAGGCTGGTGCTGCTTCTACACTGTGTGTGTATGTAAGAACAGAAAAAGTCTCTATTGGTAAATTAGGTGAAAATTTTCTCCGATCCTGTTTGAGCATTTTGATTCAATCCTTGTGACTTGTGATAGAACTTGTTGGAGTTCGTCTTAACGAGAAACAGAGAAGTATCAAGCTAATAccaataaataatatgataactATTAATGGCACAACTGATCATTTTTTGACATTGAGTTCCcctttctttttgttattcTAAAAGAATAATAGATGCACTtactttaacaaaaaaatttttGCACTTTCTTGTGTTTCAGGTTGAGGATAATATATGCAAGTTTGCCAAGAAGGGTTTGACACCTTCTCAAATTGGTGTTATACTTCGTGATTCTCATGGGATTGCTCAGGTGAAGAGTGTAACTGGTAGCAAGATTCTCAGAATTTTGAAGGCTCACGGTACTCATTTGGCATGTTGAGTGATTAGTTGATACTCATAATACTTATCTAACGGAAGTGATTGACTAACCTATTGTTTTTTATGCTAGGACTTGCTCCTGAGATTCCGGAGGATCTCTATCACCTTATCAAGAAGGCCGTTGCAATCCGGAAGCATCTTGAGAGAAACAGGAAAGACAAAGATTCCAAGTTTAGGTTGATTCTTGTTGAGAGCAGGATTCACCGACTTGCTCGTTACTATAAGAAAACCAAGAAGCTTCCCCCAGTCTGGAAGTAGTAAGTGCAGTCTCATATACATGCTTTAGTTTTGTGCTTCTGAGTCACCATACTAAACCAGTCTAATCTTGTTTTTGCATCATAACGTGTTCAATGCATGTCAATGTGGAATATGCTTGGTTGTTTTTGAATTTAGTTTTGGATTACTTTCTAGCTGGTGACTGttgttttatgaaaaaattgaatacTCTTGCTCCCCTGGTGAATTCTTAGTTCACACAAGCTGCTGTATCCATTGCATTTCAGCTTTTACATgcttaaatcatcataatataattcCTGTGAGTTTGGTTCCTGCCAGATTGTGTATCTGTTATATTTTGAGTTCTGTGTCTGATAAAATAAGCCTGCGGAGTTCTCCACTTCTGTACTCCAtgctttatttaatttaattggaAGGGTCTGAAAAAGATAGAAGGGCAGGCCCATTATCTACTGAGTTTTCAATGTTAGGCCACTAGCTCTTGGGTATTTCTCGGTTTTCTGCATTTTTGATGTTTCTTGCTTGCCACCCACATCAATGTGCTGTTTCTGACTTTTTAAGGTTTATGTGGTTCATAGTATAGGTTTAGTAAAACTGAAAGAATCATAGAGTCTTCATGTTTAGTAAGACAAACCTTGTTATAATTGACCCTCCAGATCTGCCTCTGCACTTTCTCATTCCTGAGCAGTTTTTGCGTTTGCAATGAATTCTCTGCTGCGTTTTGATGGCATTATTTGGACAAAGCTTTAGATGATTTCAATTTGCAGTTATAAAAACAAGTCTTGCTCTGCCCTTACAAAAGAAAAGGGACTCTTTATAGCAAATATGAAATTACCTTTGTCTCCTGCACAAAGCAAACATATAGCCAGCTTACTTTCATCACTCTAGTAGCTCCAATTGATTTATGTGTAGTCAGCTTCAATGATTCATTGGTGCCTTGGATGATATAAGATCAACTAGCGGCTTGCTCTCCCCCCTTTTCCGTTCCTTTTTTGGGGATAGCGTTACTAatgtcttcttcttttgttcTTTGCAGTGAATCTACCACCGCCAGTACTCTCGTGGCATAGAGAAGACTCTGCTTTTGCGGTCAAATTTTGCCTCCAAAGTTCAATATTAAGTCGGAACTGCCAGGATgcttaattgagaaaaaaaactgTTAAGATATTGGTGATGATTTAGTTCTTTTTTGAGTTGGTATTTGAttcccttttctttctttaGATGTTGTGATATATTCAAATCTTGGCGCTTATGTTTAATAGTTGATCTTACCAAAGCTTTAAAATTGTTACGAATGTCTGCTGGGTTAGTTAATGATGAATTACCTTGCTCCATATCTAAATTGGGTCTAGAGATATAGTCTGCTCTATGTTGATGCTGTATCATGGAAACAATTAAACCGCTTTAACTCTTGtttgtattttactttttattggTGCTGGCAAACAGTGTTtataaaaaattgcagaaaacgGTACTTTGTAAGAAAAGATAGACCAGCTATTAATGCCAATTATATAGCCAAAGAATGTAGATAGTAAGCTAGTAAAGCAACGTAGATACTAAGCTACTCCAGGAAGGGCTGGCTAACCTTGTGTTTGGGTTTGCTATATGATATCATGGTTTTAAATTTGTGCCTGGACATGCAATTTgagatttatgattttaaatcaCAGATACtccaaacaaaaaaacatgGTTTAGGGATTTCAAATGTAAAACTTTACTcaataagtttatattttgaaaaaaaataaaggactCATGCTTGGTGTTGAGAGATTGTCCGTaacaattatattaaagaaGCACACTTTACTGTTATTGTTGACTAGTTGATTATTATAACATTATGCGTATCTGATGTTTGTAATTGGAAACatctattaaatattaataaaaggaACATAGAAATGTATGATTTTTCAATGCTGAGTCTTCGGATATTCtaatattttgtttatgaaTTATGGTTTGCTtatttgataatattgtatataaattgggaatttttttattagttttcataatttgtgggattttcatatttataagaaaaatacaacttaaaaaaaatcctaattgCATATTCAAACAAAACTCCAACTTCAAATTTATCTGATTCCATATCACATGTCTAAACGGACCCTAAGATGAGGAATTGTAACTATATAACTCCAACTTTCAGGTGTTTGATATGGCAAAGAGATAACACATGGTTAATTGCACCAAGTTGACAACACTGCAAGCATTTTGTCACAACTGCTATCAGCTAGCAATTGGCAGCACTTTGCCCAAAATCTTTAGCTAATGCCTAATATCAATTGGCAACCATTCCATGTGTTAAATAATTTCACTCTGAACTCAAAAGTGCAAGAATTTTGTCAATATCTTCTATCAGCTAGCAAATTGGCAGCACTTTATCCATAACATAGCAACCATCCATGTACTAATAACTTACTCAAACTCAAAAGTCCCCAtgacacaaaatccaaactGCTATGAGCAACTCCCAAATGTCTGAGGAAAAACTAGCAAACACAGACAGCGATATACACACTCGTAAGACGAGTTCCTTCATTATTTTTGTGTTCAACAGCATCAGATATCTTCAAGAATATGCAAGTGTTTCTagaattaaacatgaaaagttatttaaaaatgCACTAAATCCAGTTTTTCACCAAGAAGATTgcgttttatttgaattatttctcCAACAGTTTCCAGGATCATTCCCAGCAAGCATGCAACATTTCACATTTTCCAAATCTTAATGCACTAGTTTCAGAGGCAAAATTATAATATCTAGATACAGTTCGAGTTTAACGTCTTTCCAACAAATCATATTTGAACAGCCATGGACAAAAGCAGTAACTAAGATGAGAGAAACCCATGATTCAGAAGTCACAATTTTCATTTAATCCACACCCTGCTGCTACTTCTCCCTTTCCCCGGACATCACTGTGTTCAGAAGGGAAGAGGAGAAAAACAAAGGTTCCAAACATTTTAACCTTCCAAGAAGTGAAAGGTGCGAAAGTTTGTATGATCCAGCAACATGCTTTTGTAGGAAAGTAGCGTTAACAAGATGGTGAAGGCTAAACTCCAGAAAGACGAGATCTTATCAAAAGATGCAACATTTTTATGGGTTATCACATGTGTCGAAGATTTTACATCTCATGTTAAGGATTGTAACAAGTCAAAGAAGTACTTATACAAACACTAGAAAGGCAGTGTGGATGAAAAGCAAACTGTCTCCATGATTCCTCTATCTAACTACTTCGCCGGGTGTATGGTGCTGcaataattatatgaaaaaggGAAACAGAGAACCTAGAGTTGCAGGACCGAGGCTTTAACCTTTTTCTAACGTCTTAGCAACCTGAAGATATTAGTAATCACTTCTCTCTTCTGGTACGAGAAGTAACTATTTGCTTACTTTGTGCATCTTGAGATTAGTATGCGCTATAGTCCCGCATCTTTTGCCATATATAACATTGCAGCTTCAAATGAATCCGTATACCCGCACCcccacttttttttcttctccacGAAACAAAAGTTCCAGAAAAACTAGAGAAAGGAAAGAACTGCACCAATCTATTACGGTgaccctaatttttttttatgagtaTTATTACAATGACCCTAAATAATCAACTTTTAATAGTATAACATGAGATGCATAATCTTATATTTAGAAATAGAAGGATCTAACTTCAGCAACTATGTACGAGGAATGATCACAGAGAAGAAATATCAGAAAGTTGTGGCAACATAAAAACACATAACAGGATCAACCAAAATCATCAACCTAGAGCACAATATCATCTTGATTAACAAGgaaatattcaatttaaaaagATATACAGAGTGAACCAAATATAGAACTATCTTGCTACGTTTATTAGAATCTGATAAAGATGATACATGATCACTGTCCATCAATCAGCAGCAGCTCTATCTGTCATGAATTCTACAATTATAAAACTACAACAATTACACTTCAAaagtggaaaaagaaaaaaaaaaaagatggctTCAGTTTGCATCTGATACATAACAACTTGCCCAGCAAACACTGTCCATCCACCACAAATTCTTCGTCGTGGGATTGGATGTGCCCCTTATATATGGTATCATTAAGATATGGAGGGAAAAAAAACACAAGGGGGCAACAAGCTGGAGATACATGAAAATAATCATAAGAATCAAAGTGAAAAGAATTAATTGTCCTACCACTCGATTGCATCGAAATGTATCACTGCGTGCTTTTCTTTCCATTACCATAGTAGCTTAGGTACCATCGAACAAATTTCTTCAATCCTGTCTGTAGATCTGTGGTAGGCTTATATCCAAACTCCTTCTGGGCCAAACTTATATTTGCATGAGTAAACTGCACATCTCCATTCCTTGGCAACTTCATAATCAATCTCTTAGCCTTTACCTTTAACAACTTCTCCAAAATGCTGACAAGATCAGATACTGGGACAGGAGAAGTGTTGCCCAAATTGAACACCCTCAATTGAGCAGGACCTTTCTTCTTCCCACCACTTCCGGTGCTCTTCTTAGCTGTGTCCAATGCCCCCAAACAACCCTTCACTATGTCATCAATGTAGGTAAAATCCCTCGCGACTGTGCCATGATTAGCTGCCTCAAAGATTGGAATTGACTTTCCCTTCAAAATATCCCTTGTGAAAAAGAAGTAAGCCATATCTGGCCGCCCCCACGGTCCATAAACTGTGAAAAACCTCAATCCAGTTATCGAAAGCCCATATATATGATTATAGGTATGAGCAATCTCCTC
The DNA window shown above is from Solanum stenotomum isolate F172 chromosome 6, ASM1918654v1, whole genome shotgun sequence and carries:
- the LOC125869125 gene encoding 40S ribosomal protein S13-like — encoded protein: MGRMHSRGKGISASALPYKRTPPSWLKTSAPDVEDNICKFAKKGLTPSQIGVILRDSHGIAQVKSVTGSKILRILKAHGLAPEIPEDLYHLIKKAVAIRKHLERNRKDKDSKFRLILVESRIHRLARYYKKTKKLPPVWKYESTTASTLVA